TATTATCAATTCGAACTGCCGCATCATACGGTACTATCAAGGTCAGTTAGCTGAAATCATATCGAGCAGATAAACTCATACCAATAAGGGGGCCTGAGCGAGTGGCCAAGACGAAGGTAAATTACTCCGCACGAAGCCAAGCGCCGCTGTCGCTGAGTGCTAGAGCATCGCAATGAACTATTTCTTGGCCGATGAGAACGTGGGAGACTGGCATCTTCTGATTCAAGAACTCATCAGACACGATCCACTTATGAGTCGCTTACAATTCCCGATACCATTAGAGACCCCCGGTTACTTGCTGGTTGATTGCTTACCCTCTCGCTTCGATCACAGCTCTTGGCATCTGGCGGTAACATCAGTGGCACTGTTCCGCCGCCTTGGCGGACCCCTATGTAGCTGTTCCTTCGAATAACATGGACACAGGCTTAATTAGAACTATGATACCCGAGATGGCCCTACAGAAAACGCCAAGTGCCCTAATCTCAGCACTTCCGGCACGTTGTTCGACAGCTGGTTCCAATTGGGGAGCGTGGAGTGAGATGCGCTATTTTGAATATAATTGACCAAGTATTTCTAGGAACAGAGAGCTGGAGATATTCAGGGGCCGGCATGCCGGAAATTGGTGGAAGGATCTATAAAAGTTACACCATGCGCACCTGAAAGACCGGCAATTAACGTGTCCCTTTAACTTTTCTGTTTTTAAGAAACGTCTATCAAGATGCATATCCGCACTGCCATCACTGCGGGCGCAGCCCTTGTCCAGACTGCAGTTGCAGCTTCTGTCCAGGCAAAGAACGTTATTTATATCGTTCCCGATGGCTATGGGCCTGCGTCGCAGAACATGGCCCGCGACCTTATGTCTCTGGTTGATAGTGGCACGACTGGCAGCAACCCGAagattgatgagcttccAGTGGACGACCTGGTAAGCCGGTTCTAGTCCTGACCTGGGGATTATGAGGTTGCGATTCGGTGCTAAGTTCTCTCTCAGGCTATCGGACGTGTCAGAACCCACTCCGCCAACAACATGATCACCGACTCGGCTGCTTCTGGAACCGCGTATGCTGCCGGACACAAGTCCTACAACGGTGCCATCTCTGTCACACCCGATGGCCAGCCTGTAGGTTCCATCCTCGAGGCCGCTAAGCTTGGAGGCATGAAAACTGGTCTCGTGTCCACGACATACATCAGCGATGCCACCCCCGGAGGTAAAATACATTTTCCTCACCCAGCACTTAATCCGCAAACGTTGCTCATTCTGTGTAGTCTATGCCGCTCACGCCGCCAACCGTGGATCTATGCCCCTGATCGCAGAGCAACAGCTCGGCTATAGTCATCCACTCGGCCTCATGGTCGATCTGCTTCTCGGTGGCGGACGTTGCAACTTCTCGCCAAACAGCACAGAGGGATCCTGCCGTACGGACGATTTCGACCTACTGACCTACGCAGAGGAGCAGGGCTTCACCGTCGCCACGAGCCGCGAAGAGTTCAATGCTCTTGGGAAGGGTCAGGGTCAGGCAGATCTACCATTTCTGGGTCTTTTCAGCGATGGCAAGTCGATCAACCCTCCTGACGCAGGGAGGGCCAAAGCTAACCGATCACAGAAAGCATGCGCTACGAAATGGATCGTCGCGTCATCCAGGACGAACCTTCCTTGCTTGAGATGGCCGAGACAGCCGTGAATGCTCTCCACCGCGCCACTCGTCGCCGGAACaagggcttcttcctcatgaTCGAGGCCGCCCGAATCGATCACGCCGGGCACGACAACGACCCAGCCAACCACGCCTTCGAGACTGTCATGTACAACAACGTAGTAGCCTGGGTGCGAGACTGGATCGACCAACACCCAGACACGATCATGTTGTCTGCCGCCGACCACGAAACCGGCGGCCTGACCCTGAACGGCTACGATCCGCTCCCTCTACGCAATGCCACCCACTCGCGTGCCTACCTCCAGTCCGTCTGGGACAACGACCGCCCGGCCGACGTCGACGAGCGGGACTTCCTTGTCTCCGAGATTCTCCCCGCTTACGGACTCGAGAACGTCGAAGACGCGGACATCCAAACCATCCTCGACGCAGACAGTATCGGGGCCGGCATCGCCGCCCTTATGTCCTCTCGCGCCGGCGTTGACTGGTCGACGGGAGGCCACACCTCTGTCGACGTCACTCTGCATGGTTATGCCGCTGGTCGGAAGCGCCAGGCCCTGAAGGCGGACCTCGCCGGAGGTTGGGATAACACTGAGCTCCCTCGCTACATTGAAGAGGTTCTCGGTCTCGATATGGACGCCGTTACCGAGCGGCTGCGCAAGGCCGCTGAGGAAGACTCGTCGTGGCTGGGCCCGCGCGAGCTAGCTCGTCGTGACCTCGGGGGTTGCGATCACTACCACTAGTTAGTTATCCTGTCCCGGATTACACTTTGCACGGGATGCAGGAAGAGGCCGTGAGAGATGGGGAATTGTACAAAATACAATATACGCAGCGCGACATAACGCAACTTGGGAGGATGGAGAATGGTATAACAAGCCAGTAATATAATCTCTTTGTATTTCACCAAGACATGAATAGACGCTGTTTTTCCAGACGATATCAACCATACATTTGTCGCAGGTATAAATGCTATCCATTGTTCTTAGACACGACTTACCAG
The sequence above is a segment of the Aspergillus oryzae RIB40 DNA, chromosome 3 genome. Coding sequences within it:
- a CDS encoding alkaline phosphatase (alkaline phosphatase), producing MHIRTAITAGAALVQTAVAASVQAKNVIYIVPDGYGPASQNMARDLMSLVDSGTTGSNPKIDELPVDDLAIGRVRTHSANNMITDSAASGTAYAAGHKSYNGAISVTPDGQPVGSILEAAKLGGMKTGLVSTTYISDATPGVYAAHAANRGSMPLIAEQQLGYSHPLGLMVDLLLGGGRCNFSPNSTEGSCRTDDFDLLTYAEEQGFTVATSREEFNALGKGQGQADLPFLGLFSDGNMRYEMDRRVIQDEPSLLEMAETAVNALHRATRRRNKGFFLMIEAARIDHAGHDNDPANHAFETVMYNNVVAWVRDWIDQHPDTIMLSAADHETGGLTLNGYDPLPLRNATHSRAYLQSVWDNDRPADVDERDFLVSEILPAYGLENVEDADIQTILDADSIGAGIAALMSSRAGVDWSTGGHTSVDVTLHGYAAGRKRQALKADLAGGWDNTELPRYIEEVLGLDMDAVTERLRKAAEEDSSWLGPRELARRDLGGCDHYH